One window of candidate division KSB1 bacterium genomic DNA carries:
- a CDS encoding T9SS type A sorting domain-containing protein encodes MVRVCWVLCLFAETAYGSDWTGASWERILETDNGYYASIRGLACRADTNYLVLGIDSEPNGIVDRYECWKWYPYGLSPVSLPNPVTMQFRDLNYDSVDRARAAFLTDRTLFRQRGADWDSLDLSENDFTVRPQCFCFDSLGTLHFGALTSTFTLRYSRRGGGRAARDQLFDDPFVWGWADRNAARIIAPAGDQVTLFAANQAGGPSIAFRSVYAYSSRGEQLFTSVETAVDSRWKPQLLASPGVEWIYGLERGHSANRRMLVIHGRGLNVDAVELPVDTLIREFSFAWNPAGQTFEAAMYIESTNPREIRVLERVAGAWTPRHDAETPSRVDGVHCWIDAAGRGHLIVCDSTTLWYYGPPAGVGGRNGVPMPQSPQLEAYPNPFNGTVRIRLESLPPGDVQVDVFDIAGRSVYSRRVKASPGGTELKWSAGEQASGIYFVRATAGSFRSVRKLVLLK; translated from the coding sequence ATGGTAAGGGTCTGTTGGGTATTATGCCTGTTTGCGGAAACGGCTTACGGGTCGGATTGGACCGGAGCGAGTTGGGAGCGGATTCTCGAGACGGACAACGGCTACTACGCGAGTATTCGCGGCTTAGCGTGCCGCGCGGACACGAACTACCTGGTGTTGGGCATCGACAGCGAGCCCAACGGGATTGTGGATCGCTATGAGTGCTGGAAGTGGTATCCGTACGGCCTGTCCCCGGTGTCATTGCCGAATCCGGTGACGATGCAGTTTCGCGACCTGAACTACGACTCGGTGGATCGGGCACGGGCGGCATTCTTGACGGATCGCACACTCTTCCGGCAACGCGGCGCGGACTGGGATTCACTGGATTTGTCCGAGAACGATTTCACCGTGCGTCCGCAGTGTTTCTGTTTTGATTCGCTGGGGACGCTGCATTTTGGAGCCTTAACCAGCACATTCACGTTGCGGTACAGCCGTCGCGGCGGCGGGCGGGCGGCGCGCGATCAGTTATTCGATGATCCATTTGTCTGGGGCTGGGCGGATCGGAATGCGGCGCGGATTATTGCTCCGGCAGGTGATCAGGTGACTCTGTTCGCGGCCAATCAGGCGGGGGGGCCGAGCATCGCGTTTCGAAGCGTCTATGCCTATTCATCCCGCGGGGAGCAGTTGTTCACGTCGGTGGAGACCGCGGTGGATTCGCGGTGGAAGCCTCAGCTCCTTGCGTCGCCCGGGGTGGAGTGGATTTACGGCTTAGAGCGCGGGCACTCCGCGAACCGCCGGATGCTGGTGATTCACGGGCGGGGACTGAATGTGGATGCGGTGGAGCTTCCGGTTGACACGCTGATTCGTGAGTTCAGTTTTGCGTGGAATCCGGCCGGGCAGACATTTGAGGCCGCGATGTACATCGAATCCACCAATCCGCGCGAAATCCGCGTGCTGGAACGCGTTGCGGGCGCATGGACACCGCGCCACGACGCGGAGACGCCATCGCGCGTGGACGGCGTGCATTGCTGGATTGATGCAGCCGGGCGCGGGCATTTGATCGTGTGTGACTCGACGACACTCTGGTACTACGGTCCGCCGGCGGGAGTAGGTGGGAGAAACGGCGTCCCCATGCCCCAGAGCCCCCAACTTGAAGCGTATCCGAATCCCTTCAATGGGACCGTAAGGATTCGATTGGAATCTTTACCGCCGGGCGACGTGCAAGTGGACGTGTTTGACATAGCGGGCCGCAGCGTGTATTCTCGACGGGTGAAGGCGTCACCGGGAGGAACCGAATTGAAGTGGAGTGCGGGCGAGCAAGCGAGCGGAATCTATTTCGTCAGGGCGACCGCTGGATCGTTCCGATCTGTAAGGAAGCTGGTGCTCCTGAAGTAG
- a CDS encoding carboxypeptidase regulatory-like domain-containing protein — protein MRHNLTYIIALVLLSGVVAFGQPTGSLRGHVWLNEFNGDPAVGATVAAFFDHVENPDTAFTATDAEGEYEFDGLPVGLYEVVAWLAGSGDGAVHVVVMVNRPVEADIILDLDDPQDQGSVSGAVHAEDGGSVGGAIVFLDGHRDNHHGHGEHYQTFTGPSGGFNFPHVEVGVYTITAMAMERGMASAVIEVIRNQVTNVSLILHAPGDNGDDSSVVELSGVAIVDTIEDGDRTFVRYLLDTDANGAPDYVLDFGPPDYEPGNGSHRPDDGDEITIAGIARDLGEGLPNVLVTSLNGQFWRDPRNHGGGGGHEGDDLVIVQLSGIAQVVVEDPSRPPRYFLDTNEDGHGDFRLSFGPPWYDPPSGAQRPQDGESIFIVGGLMGYAAPPMVVVYEINGELWRVPGRGHGGHGGGGGGPGCQPDSLVRTEQSGVAIVNSGGGEPVHYFLDIDADEQPNFILDFGAPDYDPGNGAMRPADGEDIMIVGGLYECARAPWPIIVVYEINGMFWREPGDTLGLTGWTDAVDEPVALPVPATHLMASNYPNPFNPTTAIVYALPTAGSVSLRVFDITGREVETLYDGFQQAGTYRLNWSGVNQPSGIYFYRVTLGSQQFTNRMVLLK, from the coding sequence ATGAGACACAATCTGACCTATATCATAGCGCTGGTGCTGCTCTCCGGAGTCGTGGCGTTCGGGCAGCCGACGGGATCGCTGCGCGGCCACGTCTGGCTGAACGAGTTTAACGGTGATCCGGCGGTGGGCGCCACGGTCGCGGCGTTTTTCGATCATGTCGAGAATCCGGACACGGCTTTCACGGCGACGGATGCCGAGGGCGAGTATGAGTTCGACGGGTTGCCGGTGGGATTGTACGAGGTCGTGGCCTGGCTGGCCGGATCCGGGGACGGCGCGGTCCATGTGGTGGTGATGGTGAACCGGCCGGTGGAGGCGGACATCATTCTCGATCTGGATGATCCCCAGGATCAAGGCTCGGTGTCGGGCGCGGTGCATGCGGAAGACGGAGGGTCAGTGGGCGGTGCGATCGTGTTTCTGGACGGTCACCGCGACAATCACCACGGACACGGCGAGCACTATCAGACGTTCACGGGACCGAGCGGAGGTTTCAATTTTCCGCACGTCGAGGTCGGTGTTTACACGATTACGGCGATGGCGATGGAGCGGGGGATGGCGAGCGCGGTGATCGAAGTGATCCGGAATCAGGTGACGAATGTTTCACTGATCTTGCATGCGCCGGGCGATAACGGGGACGATTCGAGCGTGGTCGAGCTCTCCGGCGTGGCGATTGTTGATACGATTGAGGACGGTGATCGCACGTTTGTGCGTTATCTGCTGGACACGGATGCGAACGGCGCTCCGGATTATGTCTTGGATTTTGGACCGCCGGACTATGAACCGGGCAATGGGTCGCACCGTCCCGACGACGGGGATGAAATCACGATCGCGGGCATCGCACGGGATTTGGGCGAAGGGCTGCCGAATGTGTTGGTCACCTCGCTGAACGGGCAGTTCTGGCGCGATCCGCGCAATCATGGCGGCGGCGGTGGGCATGAGGGGGATGATCTGGTGATCGTGCAGTTGTCGGGAATTGCACAGGTGGTGGTCGAGGATCCGTCGCGTCCGCCGCGCTATTTTCTGGATACGAATGAAGACGGCCACGGCGATTTTCGTTTGAGTTTTGGCCCGCCGTGGTATGATCCGCCGAGCGGCGCACAGCGACCGCAGGACGGTGAGTCGATTTTTATCGTGGGCGGTCTGATGGGTTATGCCGCTCCGCCGATGGTGGTGGTTTACGAGATCAATGGCGAGTTGTGGCGTGTCCCCGGTCGCGGTCACGGAGGTCATGGCGGTGGCGGCGGGGGACCGGGCTGTCAGCCGGACAGTTTGGTCCGTACGGAGCAGTCGGGTGTGGCGATTGTGAATTCCGGGGGGGGCGAGCCGGTGCACTACTTTCTTGACATCGATGCGGACGAGCAGCCGAATTTCATTCTTGATTTCGGCGCGCCCGATTATGATCCCGGCAACGGAGCGATGCGTCCGGCGGACGGCGAGGACATCATGATAGTGGGCGGGCTGTATGAATGCGCGCGCGCGCCGTGGCCAATCATCGTGGTCTATGAGATCAACGGGATGTTCTGGCGCGAGCCGGGCGATACGCTGGGCTTGACGGGCTGGACGGACGCCGTGGACGAGCCGGTAGCGCTGCCTGTGCCCGCGACACACCTGATGGCGAGCAACTATCCGAACCCGTTCAATCCGACGACGGCGATCGTGTATGCATTGCCGACGGCGGGGTCGGTGAGCTTGCGGGTATTCGACATCACCGGTCGTGAAGTCGAGACCTTGTACGACGGATTCCAGCAGGCCGGGACGTACCGCTTGAATTGGAGCGGCGTGAATCAGCCATCGGGAATATATTTTTATCGCGTGACTCTTGGTTCGCAGCAGTTTACCAACCGCATGGTGCTGTTGAAGTAG